The Candidatus Nitrosoglobus terrae genome segment ACACATCACTGAGCAGCTAAACGAGAAAGAGCGATTAATTGTGCACCATCATTTTCAACTGCGGGAAATCAGCCGGACGGTGGAGCGGCAAAATAACCAGATGTCATACTATGAAACGTTGATTAAGTCGCTAGAGTTTCAGTTGAGATACCGAGATAGCTGGCGGAGTTGGATCCGTAGGCCACTGAGACCGTTAAAGCGCTGGTGGTTAAAGATCATTGAGATTGTAGGTCGATGAACGCCCAAACTATCGATATTATTATTCCTATCTATAATGCCTATGAGCATCTTATCGCTTGTTTAGCGAGCGTTGATCAGCACACCGAGAGGAAATATCAGCTTATTTTAATAGATGATGCCTCAACCGATTTAAGAATCGAATCGTTATTTGAAACGCTTAAGGAAAAAAATAATCCCAATATTCTCTTGCTGAAAAATAAACTTAATCAAGGGTTTGTTGCGACGGCTAATCGTGGGATGAAGGTTAGCAAAAATGATGTGGTGCTTTTAAATTCTGATACGTTAGTCACTCAAAACTGGTTAGGTAAACTTAAACGCTGCGCTGATTCTGATCCAAAGATAGGCACTATAACCCCTTTTTCTAATAATGCTGAAATTTGCTCCTTTCCTGAGTTTTGCCGTGAAAATCCAATGCCTGAAGACCTAGCATTGATCAATCGCGCCATAGAAGCAGCATCAGTGCCTATTGATTTGGATATTCCAACAGGCGTGGGATTTTGCCTATATATACGTCGTAGTTTAATTAACAAAATTGGGGTATTTGATGTAGAAACCTTTGGTAAAGGTTATGGGGAAGAAAACGATTTTTGCCTACGGGCGAGGCAAGTTGGTTATCGTAATGTACTCTGTAGCAACGCTTATGTGGCTCATGTGGGAAGCGGCTCTTTTGGTCAAGAAAAAAAAGAGTTGGCAGAAAAGCAAATGGCTGCATTGTTAAAGAAACACCCCAGTTATTTAACTCAGGTCGCGCGATTTATAGCACAGGATCCTATCAGGCCCATTCGGCATATGATTCAAACCCATTTGCAGATAGTATCCAATCCTCAGAAACTTGGGATTTTGCATATACTCCATGGTCATGGGGGCGGCACGGAGAAGTATGCTCGAAATATCGCCGAGTTAATGGCAGGACAATTTCGACATTACTTATTGATTGCTTTAGAAAGAGAATGGATAGTCAAGGTGATTGATCCAAGCTGCTATCAGGAGCAAAGCTATCATTTTCCCTATCGCGCAGATGAGCTGTGGGTAGTGTTTTTGGAATCTATTTGCGCTTGGCTAGATATTCGCTTATGCCATATTCATCAGCTTTCAGGCTGTCGAGATGGATTGCTGTCAGCATTTAGTCAAACCCATATTCCTTATGGGTTTAGTATCCATGATTTTTTTCTAGCGTGCCCGAGCGTTAATTTTTTAGATGGCAACGGTCATTATTGTGGAGGGGTGACGGAGGTAACTCAGTGTCAAAAGTGCCTTGATGAACAGGTCTCTTTTGCCGGTATGCGTATTAAACAGTGGCGGCTCCAGCATAAAGTATTTCTTGCTAAAGCCGCATTTATCTTTGCTCCCTCTCTATGGGCTAAAAATACTTTTAGCCAGTATTTCCCTGAGATTAAAGTTGAAGAAATGCCTAATGTTCATAGCTTAGAATCCAAAAAATCTTTAACGGGGGGGATTCAGTGTTTCTTACTTCCTCAGGATGGGGTGAAACATATTGGCGTGATGGGTGCCATTGGGCCAGTTAAAGGAGCAAGAAATCTGGAGCAGCTGGTTACTAAAACGCGGGATAGAAAGTTGCCTATTCGCTGGGTGGTGATTGGTTATACGGATCGCCAATATAAACCGTATCAGAGTAAGGACTACGTCTTAACAGTACACGGCCCTTATGCACAAGAAAATCTTGCCAGCTTACTGGATCATTATCATATTTGTCTTGTGGTTTTCCCTTCCATAGGGCCTGAAACGTTCAGCTATACCCTTTCAGAGGCATGGGCAGCGGGTAAACCAGTTTTAGTGCCTCCGATAGGGGCTTTAAAAGAGAGGGTTGAGCAAACGGGCGTAGGCTGGCTCATGGAAGATTGGACAAATGTAGATAAAATCTTGGATCAGATTGTGGATTTGACCTACCAGATGGATCAAAAATCCCCTATCACTGAAATGAAAAAGCATAAATATAACAATAATGAGCAGGTCGCGCTTAATAAGATAGAAAGCTTATATAGTCAGTTCTTGGCCTTAGCTCCAATTCCCTTACAAAAAAGAATATCTCCACTGCGGGTATATGAGGGGGCTTGTTATGGGACAGGGGTGGATAATATTAAAAATAAATTACCTCGTATAAAGAAGGTGATAGGCGCAATGATAAGGTATGGTCTACGGTTCCGTTATACGGTTTTTGGCACGTGGATAGAGCGTAAGTTACCTGCAAGTTGGCACTATCGGTTAAGACGCTTATTGCTTCAGGGTTAGTGATTATTTAGCCATCACCCTACAGTTAGAACTACTCATTAGGCATGGCTATATGCGATGATCTTTTTTAGAATTTTACCTAAAGTATGGATGAATAATAGCGCAAAGGTAATCGCTAGCTTAGTATCACTCGCTTATTTTTTAGCGTTGATGACGATAGTTTTTATCGTTGGGTATTATTTTTTTCTTGTTTATCAAAATAGTGTCAATATCCCATATTGGGATGATTATACTCACTTAAAAGTAATTACTCATATTATTGATGCCGATTCTCTAGTTGAGAAAATTAAATTACTATTTTCCTTCCATAATGAGCATCGTGTTGTCTTCGCCCGTTTAATTACTTTGGCCAGCGTACTATTAACGGGGGAGGTTAATTTTTTTACCCTGATTATACTGGGTAATCTTAGCTTAGTAGGTATCGCGATAATTTTATTTTTAAGTTTTTTTACAGATCAATGCCAAGATTTTAGATGGCGGATACTCTATTTTTTACCTGCCATATGTTTAATATTTAATTTATCCTATTTTGAAGCCTCGCTTTGGGCGTTGGCAGCATTGTCTAGCTTGCCCGTCATTTTACTGTCCTTTTTATCTATTTTTATTTTAACTCGCTCCTCAGACCCTGACTCTTGGTGGGCTTTAGTTGCATTTTTTGTTGGGGTTTTAGCCGTTTTTACCCAAGGTAATGGGCTATTAGTGCTCTATGTAGGGGCTTTTCTTCTTATCCTTCAAAATAGATTGACCACCGGGATGTATTGGGGGATCGGAACCGCAATTATCAGTATTCTATATTTTTATCATTATGTAAGTTTAGATTTCAGCCCCCATGAATCTGGCGTGCTTTCCACTATTGATCCAATTTTAAATTACTTAGTTTTATTTTTTGGATCATGGTCAAGCACACCATTTACTGTGGGTTTATTTTGCTTAGGGTTATTTAGTTGGCTAATATCTTCGGGGTTATATCGAAAAAATATTACCTTTTTTGGGCTTCTAGTTTTTATTTTTTTGAGTGCGGCAGCAGTAGCCAATGGTCGTTACCAGCTAGGGATGGAGCAGGCGCTATCTTCTCGTTATAAAATCTATTCATTATTGTTTTGTGCCATCATTTATTTATCTATCTTTGAATTTTTAAGAAAACCATGGGTAATTAAATGTTTTTTCTTTCTTTTTTTTGCTGCGATGCTGAAGATTAATATAAATATAACGGCTGAGGTTTATGATGCCATCGAGGCTAGAAAATTAATGTTAATAAATGGGCTAGTGTCATGGCAGCAGCAAGGTAAAGGGCTGACTCATTGGGATAACGAGGTTGCCAATGACCTGATCATTGAGGCTATTGACCATCATATTTATTATCCTCCTAAATTTCCCTAATTATAGTAAATCTAGTTTAATTATAATAAGTTAAAGAAAATGATATGAGCAAATCTACTTATGAAAACTGTAGGTGAGGTATATGGACTAGATGCTAATGAGGCTAAAGATCATCCTTTAGTCTCAGTGGTTATTGTAAATTTTAATGGAGGATGGTTACTAAGCGAGGCAGTATCCTCAGTACTAAAAACGAATATTCCTATAGAGGTGATCATTGTAGATAACGGCTCCCAAGATGACAGTATTGCCTGTTTACGTGGGGTCGTGGGTAAAAATCCTCAAGTTCGATTTATTGAGAATGGCTATAACTTAGGTTTTGCGCGAGCTAATAATATCGCTTTAAGGCAGGCAAGGGGGGATTATGTATTGCTCCTTAATCCAGATTGTATTATTCGTCCTAATACCCTTTCAAGTCTTATCGAGTCTATGATGACCTATCCCAAAGTAGGTATGGTGGGATGTTTAATTAGAAATCCTGATGGAACTGAGCAAGCTGGGTGTCGTCGCCGAGTGCCGACGCCATGGCGATCTTTGATTCGCGTGTTGCATTTAAATAAAATTTTGCCTCATCATCCAAAATTTCGTGGGTTTGTTTTGGCCCATGAACCTTTACCGACTCATCCAATATTAATAGAAGCCATCTCTGGTGCTTTTATGCTAGTTCGAAAAGAAGGATTACAGCAAGTCGGATTATTGGATGAGAATTATTTTCTCCATTGCGAGGATTTGGACTGGTGTATGCGATTTCAGCAAGCAGGCTGGGGAATTTTATTTGTTCCTAGTGTAGAAATTGTTCATTATAAGGGTACTTGTAGTAAGTATCAGCCTATTCGGGTATTGTGGCATAAACATAAGGGGATGGTGTATTTTTACCAGAAATTTTTTCGCCAGCAATACTCCCTGCTGTTTATGAGTTTAGTAATTAGTACGGTTTGGGGTCGTTTTTGTGTATTAGCTGGATTAACCCTACTAGAGCAATTAGTAGTTGAATGTAAGAAGAAGCCAGCGGTTGCTAGATCTTCCGGTATCTCATCACATAGAGTTCCCTTGGAAAGAGTCGATCCCCCATCGGATATCGTAACAAAACAGGCGCATAGCCGCTAATTAATAGGGTATCTAACCTGAATGAAGCTACTTATTACTGGGGCAACGGGTTTTATTGGCCAACGCCTGGTGGCTACATTACTTTCAAGATCGGTATCAATTCGTGTATTGGTAAGAAGTACCGATAAAGCTAAAGCGATATGGAGTGATTCTTCGTTAGAAATGTTTCAAGGGGATTTAGCGATACCCCAGCTACCTGAGGATGTATGCGAGGGAGTAGATACTATTTTTCATTTAGCGAGTGGCAGCTTTGCTGAGGATGATAAAACAGGTGAGGCGGAACGGCTACACCAAAAATTAATAGTAGAAGGTACCAGAGAATTACTTCGACTAGCCATAAAAACAGGTGTTAAGCGATTTATTTTTATAAGTAGTGTAAAAGCTATGGGTGAGGGGACAGAGAGCTGTCTGAATGAGTTAAGTTTAGCTGCCCCTAAGACAGCTTACGGTCGGGCGAAATTAAGCGCTGAGCAGATTGTATTAGAATCTGGCCGTGCCTATAACATGCATGTTTGTAATTTACGACTCCCTATGGTGTATGGGGGTGATAGTAAAGGAAATCTTCCTCGGATGGCGATGGCTGTTGCTCGGGGCTGGTTCCCGCCGCTGTCTGAAGCGGGGAATCGACGCTCAATGGTTCATGTAGAGGACGTAGTGCAGGCCATGTTACTTGCCGTTGAAAACCATCAGGCTCATGGCCAAACTTATATTGTTACTGATGATTATATTTACTCTTCTCGTCAGATGTACCTATTGATTTGCCAAGCTTTGGATCGATCCATTCCTCCATGGGTTTTTCCTATTTGGATCCTGCGGGTAAGTGCCAAAATAGGTGATCTTGCTGGGTCGATATTGAAAAGGAAGATGCCTTTAGACTCTAAGGTTTTATACAAAATAACCGGATCTGCATGGTATAGCTGCGCCAAAATAAAAAAAGAGCTCGGTTATAATCCTCAGTATTCGTTAGTAACAGCTCTACCTGAGATTTTAGAAATTTTAGGATTACCGAACTCCTCTAGAAAATCGCAAACATCTTCTTAAAGTAATATGCGGGAGCAAAGCAGACATAAAAATCTATAAATTATTATAAGTAACAATGATTTTCTACTAGATTAATCTTATGCCCTCAAGTATGTGGTTTTCTGGTAAAGCGTACAAACCTGCCGCTATTTCTATAGAGATCCTCTAATCAATCATTGATTGAGTAAAAAGATCTCAGCTCAATAAAGCCGTAATACCACAAGATTGACAGTCATCTATTACCTGCATTTTAGCAGTGCTTTCTGTGATGCTATAGATAATATGCCAAATATTTGGCGGGTTAGGTGCTATAAAGTCAAAATCCCGTCATATTATTTATATACTAGCTTAGATTAATAATAAAATATTTATTTATTATCAATGGGTTAATAAATAATTAATATTATTTTGGTGATTTGGAACAGTTATTGCTTATTCTTTATTTAAACGTGAATGAGTGGCTGTAAAAGCAGGCTATTGGGGATATAGGAATATTAATAGTGATTTTTTATATGTTTAGTTTGGATCTACTTCGAGTAGAGATATATAAATATAAAAAAATAGAACTAAGGTAATTTTTAGTAGAGAGATAACTGATGAAAATTAAAAATAACTTACAATCTTGGTTAAAGGTGTATTTCCTAGAAGGATTAATGAACAGCTATGTTAGGGCAAGTGATAAGGAAGGATTAGTATGAATGCTGTTATTGCCCATTATACTGCTGCGTGCACCCAAAAAGATATCGATAATGTCATTATTGAGTATACATCGTTAGTTAAGCGTATTGCCTATCATGTATCGATTAAGCTACCGCCTAGCGTGCGCTTAGATGATCTTATTCAAGCTGGGATGATTGGTTTATTGGAAGCAGCTCGAAATTATGATGTTTCCCAGGGTGCAAGCTTTGAAACCTATGCTGGAATCCGTATCCGTGGTGCCATATTAGATGAAATCCGCCGCAATGATTGGGCTCCACGCTCTGTCCACCGTAAAGCAAGACAAGTTACTGAGGCAATACGAAAGGTTGAGAATCGGGAGGGACGGGAGGCGAGGGATCATGAAGTGGCAAAAGAGCTAGGATTATCTCTTGATAAATATCATCGACTCTTGCAGGATGCTGGGAGCTATCAAGTACTTAGCCTTGATGAGTTCAGAGAAAATGAAGATGTTAACCTGCCTACTACCTCTTTAAAAGATCCTAGCGGAATATTACAGAACGAAAACTTTCAATCTGCATTAGTGGAAACTATTGAAAATCTACCAGAACGGGAGCGACTGATCATGTCGCTTTACTATGTCGAAGATTTAAATCTTTTAGAGATAGGTAAAGTATTGGGGGTTAGTGAGTCGCGAGTGAGCCAGATTCATGGCCAAGCCGTACTACGCCTTCGTGCGCGCCTGCGCCAGTGGTTAAGCTAAAGTATTTAGCCGGTCTTACTTCCTATGAAGTACCGCCTTATAATTTAATTAAATCAAGAAAAATAATCTAGATTTGGCTTTAAAAAGCTATGAGATGGAGGTAGCTAAAGTTTAATGGCATAAAATTTGCTTAACTTATGCGCTTCTTTGCCGCTGAAATATTGGTATGATATATCTTGCATAGAAAAAATACAGGCATTCCGAAAAATAAAAGGCCCTCACAATAGAGCCAAACCACCGGTGTATGCTCTGAGTGTGGTGTAATAGGTGAGAAACTGCCGCTAAATATACGAGAATGGGAGTGTAAAGATTGCAATTAAAGTAATCTTACAGATGCGGTTGTGACACGCTAGCCGTTAGCTCCGATCACCGGGTAATACCTAGTGTTGTCTAGTAATAGATCTAGTCTATAGATTTAAATTATTATAATTCTAAGAGTTTTTGTTTATGCTAAGTACTGAAAGCTTACAGTTAAGTTTTATGCTATCTAAGTATAGTAAAGAAGCTGTAAAATCTTCCATCCTAGCTTACTATGAATCTAAGTATCTTTGGCGGGATCGTCGCTCAGGGTTCGATCGTCGCAAACCTAAGAAGCTAGGTCTGTCATTTGAGCGACGTATTATTAGAGATCGGCGTAATATTGAATCTCCTAAGGTGATTCAGCATCGTCGAGCTAGAACTCAGCTTAGGAGACGATTAAGAGAATATCAAGTTAGCCACTCTCTTAATCGTCTTTTCATTGGAGCTGCTGCGTTATTAATGGTTAT includes the following:
- a CDS encoding glycosyltransferase, producing the protein MNAQTIDIIIPIYNAYEHLIACLASVDQHTERKYQLILIDDASTDLRIESLFETLKEKNNPNILLLKNKLNQGFVATANRGMKVSKNDVVLLNSDTLVTQNWLGKLKRCADSDPKIGTITPFSNNAEICSFPEFCRENPMPEDLALINRAIEAASVPIDLDIPTGVGFCLYIRRSLINKIGVFDVETFGKGYGEENDFCLRARQVGYRNVLCSNAYVAHVGSGSFGQEKKELAEKQMAALLKKHPSYLTQVARFIAQDPIRPIRHMIQTHLQIVSNPQKLGILHILHGHGGGTEKYARNIAELMAGQFRHYLLIALEREWIVKVIDPSCYQEQSYHFPYRADELWVVFLESICAWLDIRLCHIHQLSGCRDGLLSAFSQTHIPYGFSIHDFFLACPSVNFLDGNGHYCGGVTEVTQCQKCLDEQVSFAGMRIKQWRLQHKVFLAKAAFIFAPSLWAKNTFSQYFPEIKVEEMPNVHSLESKKSLTGGIQCFLLPQDGVKHIGVMGAIGPVKGARNLEQLVTKTRDRKLPIRWVVIGYTDRQYKPYQSKDYVLTVHGPYAQENLASLLDHYHICLVVFPSIGPETFSYTLSEAWAAGKPVLVPPIGALKERVEQTGVGWLMEDWTNVDKILDQIVDLTYQMDQKSPITEMKKHKYNNNEQVALNKIESLYSQFLALAPIPLQKRISPLRVYEGACYGTGVDNIKNKLPRIKKVIGAMIRYGLRFRYTVFGTWIERKLPASWHYRLRRLLLQG
- a CDS encoding RNA polymerase sigma factor FliA, with translation MNAVIAHYTAACTQKDIDNVIIEYTSLVKRIAYHVSIKLPPSVRLDDLIQAGMIGLLEAARNYDVSQGASFETYAGIRIRGAILDEIRRNDWAPRSVHRKARQVTEAIRKVENREGREARDHEVAKELGLSLDKYHRLLQDAGSYQVLSLDEFRENEDVNLPTTSLKDPSGILQNENFQSALVETIENLPERERLIMSLYYVEDLNLLEIGKVLGVSESRVSQIHGQAVLRLRARLRQWLS
- a CDS encoding glycosyltransferase family 2 protein, yielding MKTVGEVYGLDANEAKDHPLVSVVIVNFNGGWLLSEAVSSVLKTNIPIEVIIVDNGSQDDSIACLRGVVGKNPQVRFIENGYNLGFARANNIALRQARGDYVLLLNPDCIIRPNTLSSLIESMMTYPKVGMVGCLIRNPDGTEQAGCRRRVPTPWRSLIRVLHLNKILPHHPKFRGFVLAHEPLPTHPILIEAISGAFMLVRKEGLQQVGLLDENYFLHCEDLDWCMRFQQAGWGILFVPSVEIVHYKGTCSKYQPIRVLWHKHKGMVYFYQKFFRQQYSLLFMSLVISTVWGRFCVLAGLTLLEQLVVECKKKPAVARSSGISSHRVPLERVDPPSDIVTKQAHSR
- a CDS encoding NAD-dependent epimerase/dehydratase family protein — its product is MKLLITGATGFIGQRLVATLLSRSVSIRVLVRSTDKAKAIWSDSSLEMFQGDLAIPQLPEDVCEGVDTIFHLASGSFAEDDKTGEAERLHQKLIVEGTRELLRLAIKTGVKRFIFISSVKAMGEGTESCLNELSLAAPKTAYGRAKLSAEQIVLESGRAYNMHVCNLRLPMVYGGDSKGNLPRMAMAVARGWFPPLSEAGNRRSMVHVEDVVQAMLLAVENHQAHGQTYIVTDDYIYSSRQMYLLICQALDRSIPPWVFPIWILRVSAKIGDLAGSILKRKMPLDSKVLYKITGSAWYSCAKIKKELGYNPQYSLVTALPEILEILGLPNSSRKSQTSS